The DNA region GTTCCTGGGCCCCTACGCCAACCAGGGGGCGGTGAACTGGCTGTTCTGCATGGCATTGTGCGCCGGCGTCAGCCTGCTGACCCCGCCCCCGCGGCCAGAACAAGTGACCGACGAGCTCACCTTCAATTGGCGCAAGATGGACTTCGGCGGCGGGCTGGGCGCCCACTGGTACAGCAGCGTGACGCTGTGGTGGGGGATGAGCCTGGTGCTGATGCTTGGCTTCGTGCTGGTGTTTAGTGTGATGTTGTAGTTCAACCACGGAGAACAGGAGCGGGGAGGTGGGGATAAAGAATAGATAGGGGGATGGTCGGACCGAGGGGCGGGCGTCCCTCGATTACCAACTTCGATCGTCTTTACTATTCTGAGAATCTCTTGGCCCCTAAACACGCCATCCCCTCATCCCGTCCGTATCCCCACCTCTCCCTCCGTAACAGAGACCCATGAGCCACCACCACCAGCTCGCCCCGACACCCCCCATGGGCTGGAACAGTTGGGACTGTTTCGGTGTGAGCGTCACCGAGGCGGAGGTCCGCCAGAACGCCGAGTTCATCGCCGAGCGCCTCAAGCGGTTCGGCTGGGAGTACGTGGTGGTCGACCTCTGCTGGTTCGCCCCGGAGGCCGACACCGCCAACTACAAGCGGTTCGGCCTGAACCAACTGATCGACCGCTACGGCCGGCTGATCCCCGACCCGGTGAAGTTCCCCTCCTCGGCCGACGGCGCCGGGTTCAAGCCGCTGGCCGACTACGTGCACTCGTTGGGGCTGAAGCTCGGCGTCCACCTGATGCGCGGCATGCCGTGGCAGGCGGCCGATCGCAACACCCCGATCAAAGGGAGCACGGCCCGCGCCGCGGACATCGCCCAGCCGGCCGACCGCTGCCTGTGGTACGCCAACACGTACGGCGTAAACTGCACCCGCGACGGCGCCCAGGCCTACTACGACTCGGTGGCCCAACTGCTGGCCGAGTGGCAGGTCGACCTGCTCAAGATGGACGACATGAACTCGTGGGACGGCGAGGGGAACCACGAGCCGTACCACACCGACGAGGTGGAGGCGGTACGCACGGCGCTCGACCGCTGCGGCCGGCCGATCGTGCTGAGCCTCTCCCCCGGCGCCGCGAGGCTTTGCAACGCCAAACACCTGCGCGACCACGCCAACCTGTGGCGGGTGAGCTTCGACTTCTGGGACGAATGGCCGGCCCTGCACGCGCAGTTCGCCCGGCTGGCGCAGTGGGCGCCCTACACCGCGCCCGGCGCGTGGCCCGACGCAGACATGATCCCCATCGGGCGGATCGGCATCCGCGGCGAGGTAGGCGAGGCCCGCGAGACCCGCTTCACCGAGCCAGAGCAGCGTACGCTGATGACCCTGTGGTGCATCGCCCGCAGCCCGCTGATGCTGGGCTGCCACCTGCCAGAGACGGGGGAGTTCGCCCTCTCGCTCTTCACAAATCCCGGCCTGCTGGCCATCAACCAGCACAGCACGGGGGGCCGGCAGGCGGCCTACGAGCCAAACGACCACGCCGTCTGGACCGCCGACGGCCCGGGCGGCGAATCCTACGTCGCCCAGTTCAACCTCAGCGACCAGCCGCAACGGGTTGACCTGCCGAGGGACTTGGCCGACCGCGTCGCGGGCCTCACGGCCCACGACATCTGGACCGGCGCGAACGCCGAGTTCGACGCGCCGATCGAACCCCACGGCGTGCGGCTGGTGCGCGTGTAGGTCAGGCTGTGCCTGACGGCCTACTGTGCCTGACCCGGTTCAAGCAAGCCCGCCCCGCCTCATGCGATCACGAGGACTGCTCGATAAAAGACGCAGCGCGACAAACGTCAGGCACAGCCTGCCCTACTGGTTGATGACGTACAGCATCACGTTCAGGCCGATCCGTGCGGCGTCTTCTTTGGAGTACCCGCGGCACTCGATGGCGACGTGCTGCTCCAGCGCGCAGCTCAGGTCGTACTGCGAGAACACCACCGCCCAGCGGTCGCCGATGCGGATCCCTTCGAGCTGCGGCTCGACGCGTTTGTTCTTGGCGGCCAGCGGCTCGTTGTCTCCCACCGGCTGGGGGTCGCGCAGCTCGACACGCTCGAGGCTGTAGCCGCCGAAGTCGCGGGTCAGCAGCGGGTCGTCTGCGGGGATGCGTTCTAGCGAGGCGCCCGGCAGCGCCGCGGCGATCTCCTTGCGGAACGCGGCGGTGAACTCGTTGGAGGCGCAGATCGAGTCGGCCAGCAGCGTGCCGCCGCGCTCCAGGTACTGCTTCAGGTTGCGTCGCTCCGCGGCGGTGAAGCGGAACGTGTGGCGGCCGTGCATGAACGCCATCGGCCGCTCAAACAGCCGGGCGTCGCCGGCGCTAATCAGTTCGTCCAGCACCTCGACGCGCAGCTTCGTGTCCCCCTGGGCCGCGGCCCGCAGCAGGTTGGCCAGCGCGCCGGGGGCGTCGTCGCAGCCCCCGCCGTGGCTGAGCTTGGCCACCTGGAACACGCCGCGGTCGCCGGCGTCGGAGATCGCGTCGGGCGGGGGCGCCAGCTCCAGCGACTGCTCCTTCCCCTTGGGCTCGCGCCCGGTGGCGTAGGCCAGCACGTTCAGGCCGATGGTGGCGGCGTCCTCGATCCGCTCGCGGACCTTGGCGGGGTACTTCTCGGCACGCCCCGGGCGGTCGAGCTCCCAGTAGCAGGAGAGGTCGGCGTCGCACATCACCACGCAGGTGCGGCACCCGTACTCCACGGCCCACAGCTTGCCCACGTACTCGCTCTCGGGCCGCACGATCCGCTCCATCTTCCACAGCGGGTGCGCGGGGCGGAGCTGCCGCAGGCGGTACTCGGGCTCGGGGAACATCGCCTCGACGAGGCGCTCAACCCCCGTCCGCCAACCCCGCGACTCGCCGCAGCAGCTCTCGATGAAAATGAACCCGCCGCGGTCGACATAGTCGCGCAGCTTCGGCGCCAGGGCCGTGAGGTCGGGGGTCTTCGATCCGCTGAGGTACAACACCGGCGCCTGCAAGAGGTCTTCGACTTCGGCTTTCTGAGGGTCGATCACCTGGTAGGTGAGCGGCATCTTCCAGGCCTTCTCTACCTCGCGCGTGAGGTGCATCGCGTCGCGGCGGTGGTTGTCCCAGTCGTCCCCCGGGCCGTGCTTGAGCTTGGCCATTAGCGTGGGCCAGCGTCCCTTGGCCAGGAACAACAGCGCCAGCGGGCTGCCGATGTGGGGGTTGGATTCTTGGTGCATGCCGCCGACCCAGTAGTGCGACAGCGGGTCTTGGGCGTCGACCAGGTAGCCGGTCCCCTCGCGGTACCAGTCGTGGTCTCCGAAGAAGCGGTTCGCGGTCAGCCGGCCGGCGCGTTCGACGCCGTACAGGTAGTAGAGGTGGAACTGCTGACCCATCCCCGCGGGGCCCGGGTTGCGACGCACAGAGAACTGCGTCGACAGCCACGCCACCGCGCGGTCGATGGAGTCGTTCCGCTCGTGCGGCACGCAGCACTGCACCACGCCGCCCACCACGCGGGCGTCCCCCTCGTCGATCGCGGCGCTGGCGATCTCTACCGCGCCGATCCCCGCGCAGGTCATGCTCCCCGACCCGGGCCAGCCCGGCAGGTAGCCCCAACTGCCGTCGGGGTTCTGCGTCCGCCGCCAGTAGTCGAGCGCCCGCCGCCAGGTGTCGTCCTGCACCACCGCGCCCACCCGCTGCGCCTCGTACAGCCCCAGCAGCGCGAACTGGGCGTTGCTGTTGTCTCCCGAGGCCCCCGGGTACGACCACGCGCCGCTCTTGTCTCCTTCCTTGATCTGGTTGGCCTCGAGCCACTCGACGTTCCGCTGGATGAGGATCCGGTCGCGGTCCGGGTCGGCGGTCGCCAGCACCATGGTCTGCAGGGCGGTGACGTAGGTCTTTTCCGGCTCCAGCGTCCGCAGGTAGGCCAGCGCCTTCGTGATCACCGGGTCGGAGGGCTCAACCCCGGCGTCCAAGAGCGCCAGCGTGCACAGCGCCGTGGTCCCCCCCGCGTAGGTGGGGAGCTCGTCCCAGCGGCCCTTGGAAGACTGGGCCTGCTTCAGGTACGCCACCCCACGGTCGATGGTGGAGAGCACCGTGGCGGCGTCCAGCGGGGGCTCGGCGGCCCGAGTCGGCCCGGGCAGCAGCGCCAGCAGCAGGGCGACTAGGGTGGCTCTTCGGCAGTAATTCATCCATGGTCCCGTGCGTCAGGCTGTGCCATCCCCCCCCTACAGCTTAGGATTCGTAGGGCGGCGGAGCAACTTATTGCGGTTAGGCGAGGCCGCAGGCCGACCAGTGTCCCCCTCCCCGGCAAGGGGAGGCCATACAAGCTTCATGGGGGGAGGGGGTTTGACTCGGGTGCACGCCAGTAGCTTACGACCCACGCAACGAAGCGCTCGTGTGCCCATTCGTGGCGTCAAATTCGTTCCCGCTCCAACCCCCTCCCCCGACCCCACCCCCTGCCGGGGAGGGGAGAACGCGCTAGCGATCACCAAACCCCCAACCCCGGAAACCCGACCTTGAGCACGGCCCCCCCCCAACGCAACCTCGGCGAGGTGCTGCAAGACTTCGCCCGCCACCGCCAGGTGATGCAGCAGGAGCTGCAGAAGGTGATCGTCGGCCAGGACGCCGTGATCGAGCAGGTGTTCGCCGCCATCTTCACCCGCGGCCACTGCCTGCTGGAAGGCGTCCCCGGGCTCGCCAAGACGCTGCTGGTGAGCACGCTGGCGCGGATCCTCGACCTCGAGTTCAAACGCATCCAGTTCACCCCCGACCTGATGCCCTCGGACATCACCGGCACCAACGTGCTGGAAGAAGACGACCAGGGCAAACGCAACTTCCGCTTCGTCGAGGGGCCGATCTTCACCAACATCCTGCTGGCGGACGAGATCAACCGCACGCCCCCCAAGACGCAGGCCGCGCTGCTGCAGGCGATGCAGGAACGCGAGGTCTCCGTCGGCCAAACCACCTACAAGCTGCCGCTGCCGTTCTTCACCATCGCCACGCAGAACCCCATCGAGCAAGAAGGGACCTACCCGCTCCCCGAGGCGCAGCTCGACCGCTTCATGTTCAACATCAAGGTCGACTACCCCAGCCGCGAAGAAGAAGAGAAGATCCTGGCCAACACCACCCGCGGCGAGCAGCCCGAGGTCGCCAAGGTGCTCTCCGGCAAGGCGATCCTGAACGTGCAAAAACTAGTCGGCTCGGTGGCGGTCAGCGAGTTCATCATCAAGTACGCCGCGGCCATCGTCCGCGCCACCCGCCCCAAGGACGAGTCGGCGCCGGCGTTCGTCAAGGAGCTGGTCGACTGGGGCGCCGGCCCCCGCGCCGGGCAGTTCTTGATCCAAGGGGGCAAGGCCCTGGCCGCCATGGACGGCCGGTTCAGCGTAGCGATCGAAGACATCCAAAAAGTAGCGATGCCGGTCCTGCGTCACCGCGTCAGCACCAACTTCCAGGCCCAGGCCGAGGGGATGACGACCGAGGACGTCATCAGCCGGCTGCTGAAGGAAGTGCCGACGCCGGCGATCCCGAAGTTCGCGGGGTGAGGGGGGAGATGCTAGAGGTAAGAGGATAGATGATAGGGATGCGCAAGCGACTCCTGGGCGCCAGCGTCAGGGAACTGAGAGCTTGATGAACTCGCACGCCCGCATGGCCGAGACGGCCCGCGAGCAGCCCAGGGATCACCGGTCGCAGCGCCTCGATCGTATTGGCCGGGGGAAGGAGGACGACCACTGTGAGCGGTAGCGCGGACAAGTTTTGCTGATACTCCAGACCTCGGTCGTTAGTCACCAGGGCGTCGAAACCGGCTTCGACTGCACGGCGGAGCAGTTCCCCGTTCTCGACCCCGCTCCAGCCCATGTACGCCGCGGTGGACACGTCGTGGCCCGGCAATTCTAGCCGCAACTGGTGCGGCCGGGTGCCATGCCCACGCTTGCGTGGGCATGCGTAGCTCGGCAA from Pirellulimonas nuda includes:
- a CDS encoding glycoside hydrolase family 27 protein, producing MSHHHQLAPTPPMGWNSWDCFGVSVTEAEVRQNAEFIAERLKRFGWEYVVVDLCWFAPEADTANYKRFGLNQLIDRYGRLIPDPVKFPSSADGAGFKPLADYVHSLGLKLGVHLMRGMPWQAADRNTPIKGSTARAADIAQPADRCLWYANTYGVNCTRDGAQAYYDSVAQLLAEWQVDLLKMDDMNSWDGEGNHEPYHTDEVEAVRTALDRCGRPIVLSLSPGAARLCNAKHLRDHANLWRVSFDFWDEWPALHAQFARLAQWAPYTAPGAWPDADMIPIGRIGIRGEVGEARETRFTEPEQRTLMTLWCIARSPLMLGCHLPETGEFALSLFTNPGLLAINQHSTGGRQAAYEPNDHAVWTADGPGGESYVAQFNLSDQPQRVDLPRDLADRVAGLTAHDIWTGANAEFDAPIEPHGVRLVRV
- a CDS encoding AAA family ATPase, which codes for MQQELQKVIVGQDAVIEQVFAAIFTRGHCLLEGVPGLAKTLLVSTLARILDLEFKRIQFTPDLMPSDITGTNVLEEDDQGKRNFRFVEGPIFTNILLADEINRTPPKTQAALLQAMQEREVSVGQTTYKLPLPFFTIATQNPIEQEGTYPLPEAQLDRFMFNIKVDYPSREEEEKILANTTRGEQPEVAKVLSGKAILNVQKLVGSVAVSEFIIKYAAAIVRATRPKDESAPAFVKELVDWGAGPRAGQFLIQGGKALAAMDGRFSVAIEDIQKVAMPVLRHRVSTNFQAQAEGMTTEDVISRLLKEVPTPAIPKFAG
- a CDS encoding DUF4159 domain-containing protein → MNYCRRATLVALLLALLPGPTRAAEPPLDAATVLSTIDRGVAYLKQAQSSKGRWDELPTYAGGTTALCTLALLDAGVEPSDPVITKALAYLRTLEPEKTYVTALQTMVLATADPDRDRILIQRNVEWLEANQIKEGDKSGAWSYPGASGDNSNAQFALLGLYEAQRVGAVVQDDTWRRALDYWRRTQNPDGSWGYLPGWPGSGSMTCAGIGAVEIASAAIDEGDARVVGGVVQCCVPHERNDSIDRAVAWLSTQFSVRRNPGPAGMGQQFHLYYLYGVERAGRLTANRFFGDHDWYREGTGYLVDAQDPLSHYWVGGMHQESNPHIGSPLALLFLAKGRWPTLMAKLKHGPGDDWDNHRRDAMHLTREVEKAWKMPLTYQVIDPQKAEVEDLLQAPVLYLSGSKTPDLTALAPKLRDYVDRGGFIFIESCCGESRGWRTGVERLVEAMFPEPEYRLRQLRPAHPLWKMERIVRPESEYVGKLWAVEYGCRTCVVMCDADLSCYWELDRPGRAEKYPAKVRERIEDAATIGLNVLAYATGREPKGKEQSLELAPPPDAISDAGDRGVFQVAKLSHGGGCDDAPGALANLLRAAAQGDTKLRVEVLDELISAGDARLFERPMAFMHGRHTFRFTAAERRNLKQYLERGGTLLADSICASNEFTAAFRKEIAAALPGASLERIPADDPLLTRDFGGYSLERVELRDPQPVGDNEPLAAKNKRVEPQLEGIRIGDRWAVVFSQYDLSCALEQHVAIECRGYSKEDAARIGLNVMLYVINQ